The Bacteroidia bacterium genome includes a window with the following:
- the tnpB gene encoding IS66 family insertion sequence element accessory protein TnpB (TnpB, as the term is used for proteins encoded by IS66 family insertion elements, is considered an accessory protein, since TnpC, encoded by a neighboring gene, is a DDE family transposase.), with protein sequence MFLQPNEYEYYLRPGKTDMRFGARRLAALVITEMQQQVLGKSMFLFCGSSNKVIKVLVWDKNGFWLGTKRLMGKGSFAWPSDGEAAQKVELNQILQMLSGQDCWRRFAPLKGTYFV encoded by the coding sequence ATGTTTTTACAACCTAATGAATATGAATACTATTTACGTCCTGGTAAAACGGATATGCGTTTTGGAGCAAGGCGATTAGCTGCTTTAGTAATTACTGAGATGCAACAACAGGTGTTGGGAAAGTCAATGTTCTTATTTTGTGGTTCATCTAACAAAGTCATTAAAGTTTTAGTGTGGGACAAAAACGGTTTTTGGCTTGGCACCAAAAGGTTGATGGGAAAAGGTAGTTTTGCTTGGCCGTCAGATGGAGAAGCAGCTCAAAAAGTAGAGCTTAATCAAATCTTGCAGATGCTTTCAGGTCAAGATTGTTGGAGACGATTTGCACCATTAAAAGGGACCTATTTTGTGTAA